A genome region from Scomber japonicus isolate fScoJap1 chromosome 15, fScoJap1.pri, whole genome shotgun sequence includes the following:
- the marcksl1b gene encoding MARCKS-related protein 1-B, giving the protein MGSQSSKGEVAAEANAAAADAAAVKTNGQENGHVKTNGDVSTKPDGDAAATNGSAEAAKEPEASAGGDTIEPAPAADGEAAKPEGEAAAKETPKKKKKKFSLKKSFNFKLNLKKSKKSEAVKEEAAPAAAAAATEEKPAENGAAAPAEEKKEEVKEEAAAAPAAAPATEAEAPKAEEPAKEEAPKEEAKEAAAPAPEATKPTEESSSTPAPSEKKE; this is encoded by the exons ATGGGTTCCCAGTCATCCAAAGGAGAGGTAGCCGCGGAGGCAAACGCAGCCGCAGCCGACGCTGCAGCTGTCAAAACCAACGGACAG gaGAATGGTCATGTGAAGACCAATGGTGACGTCTCCACAAAGCCTGATGGGGATGCTGCTGCTACCAACGGCTCTGCTGAGGCAGCCAAGGAGCCTGAAGCCAGCGCAGGAGGCGACACCATTGAGCCGGCGCCCGCTGCAGACGGAGAGGCCGCCAAACCTGAGGGCGAGGCCGCAGCTAAGGAGACccccaagaagaagaagaagaagttctCCCTGAAGAAGTCCTTCAACTTCAAGCTCAATCTGAAGAAGAGCAAGAAGAGTGAGGCCGTCAAAGAGGAAGCAGCCcctgccgccgccgccgctgccaCTGAGGAGAAGCCTGCAGAGAACGGAGCCGCTGCTCctgcagaggagaagaaggaggaggtgaaggaggaggctgctgctgctcctgctgctgctcctgcaaCCGAGGCAGAGGCTCCAAAGGCAGAGGAGCCGGCTAAAGAGGAGGCCCCCAAGGAGGAGGCCAAGGAGGCAGCTGCTCCAGCCCCCGAGGCCACAAAACCAACAGAGGAGAGCAGCTCGACCCCTGCTCCCTCTGAAAAGAAAGAGTGA
- the hdac1 gene encoding histone deacetylase 1: MALSHGTKKKVCYYYDGDVGNYYYGQGHPMKPHRIRMTHNLLLNYGLYRKMEIYRPHKASGEEMTKYHSDDYIKFLRSIRPDNMSEYSKQMQRFNVGEDCPVFDGLFEFCQLSTGGSVAGAVKLNKQQTDIAINWAGGLHHAKKSEASGFCYVNDIVLAILELLKYHQRVLYIDIDIHHGDGVEEAFYTTDRVMTVSFHKYGEYFPGTGDLRDIGAGKGKYYAVNYPLRDGIDDESYEAIFKPIMAKVMEMYQPSAVVLQCGADSLSGDRLGCFNLTIKGHAKCVEYIKSFNLPLLMLGGGGYTIRNVARCWTYETAVALDSSIPNELPYNDYFEYFGPDFKLHISPSNMTNQNTNEYLEKIKQRLFENLRMLPHAPGVQMQAIPEDAPHPDSGDEDEEDPDKRVSIRAHDKRIACEEEFSDSEDEAEGQGGGRRNAANHKKAKRVKKEEEKEGEEKKEVKEEEKEEEKMDTTGPKEEVKTT; encoded by the exons ATGGCGCTGTCTCatggaacaaagaaaaaagtttgCTATTACTATGACG GTGATGTGGGAAACTACTATTATGGCCAGGGCCACCCTATGAAACCTCACAGGATCCGCATGACACACAACCTCCTCCTCAACTATGGACTGTACAGGAAGATGGAGATATAT AGACCACACAAAGCCAGCGGTGAAGAGATGACCAAATACCACAGTGACGACTACATCAAGTTCCTGAGGTCCATCCGACCGGACAACATGTCAGAGTACAGCAAACAGATGCAGAGAT TCAACGTGGGAGAGGACTGTCCTGTGTTTGATGGTCTGTTTGAGTTTTGTCAGCTCTCTACGGGTGGATCTGTAG CCGGGGCTGTGAAGCTGAacaagcagcagacagacatcGCCATCAACTGGGCCGGCGGACTCCACCACGCCAAGAAGTCCGAGGCCTCTGGTTTCTGCTACGTCAATGACATCGTCCTCGCCATCCTCGAGCTGCTCAA GTACCACCAGCGAGTGCTGTACATTGACATCGACATCCACCACGGTGACGGAGTGGAGGAAGCCTTCTACACCACAGACAGGGTCATGACCGTCTCCTTCCACAAGTACGGGGAATACTTCCCCGGCACCGGAGACCTGAGG GACATCGGAGCTGGAAAGGGCAAATACTACGCTGTGAACTATCCGCTGAGAGACGGCATCGATGATGAGTCGTACGAAGCCATCTTCAAACCT atcaTGGCTAAAGTCATGGAGATGTACCAGCCCAGTGCTGTGGTGCTGCAGTGTGGAGCTGATTCCCTCTCAGGAGACAGACTGGGCTGCTTCAACCTCACCATCAAAG GCCACGCCAAGTGTGTGGAGTACATCAAAAGCTTCAACCTCCCCCTGCTGATGCTGGGCGGCGGCGGCTACACCATCCGCAACGTGGCGCGCTGCTGGACCTACGAAACGGCCGTGGCCCTGGACTCCTCCATCCCCAACGAGCTGCCCTACAACGACTACTTTGAGTACTTCGGGCCCGACTTCAAGCTGCACATCAGCCCGTCCAACATGACCAACCAGAACACCAACGAGTACCTGGAGAAGATCAAGCAGCGCCTGTTTGAGAACCTGCGCATGCTGCCGCACGCCCCCGGAGTCCAGATGCAGGCCATCCCCGAGGACGCCCCCCACCCGGACAGCGGggacgaggacgaggaggacCCCGACAAACGCGTTTCCA tccGGGCTCACGACAAAAGGATAGCCTGCGAGGAAGAGTTTTCTGACTCGGAGGACGAGGCAGAGGGACAGGGAGGGGGCCGCAGGAACGCAGCCAACCACAAGAAGGCCAAACGagtgaagaaggaggaagagaaggaaggagaggagaagaaag aagtgaaagaagaagagaaggaggaagagaagatggatACAACAGG ACCAAAAGAAGAAGTGAAGACAACTTGA
- the eif3i gene encoding eukaryotic translation initiation factor 3 subunit I — protein sequence MKPILLQGHERSITQIKYNREGDLLFSVAKDTVANVWYSVNGERLGTYNGHTGAVWCVDCDWDTKNVLTGSADNSCRLWDCETGKQLALLNTNSAVRTCGFDFSGNIIMFSTDKQMGYQCFLNYFDLRDPQQIEDNQPYLSIPCSEHKITSAVWGPLGEFVIAGHENGEINQFNAKTGEVQKKIKEHSRQINDIQSSVDLTMVITASKDNTAKLFDSTSLDHIKTFKTERPVNSAAISPIMDHVVMGGGQEAMEVTTTSTRIGKFEARFFHAAYEEEFGRVKGHFGPINCVAFHPDGKSYSSGGEDGYTRIHYFDPQYFDFELEA from the exons ATG AAACCCATCCTGCTCCAGGGCCATGAGAGGTCCATCACTCAAATTAAGTACAACAGAGAAGGAGACCTGCTCTTCTCTGTAGCTAAAGACACG GTCGCCAACGTGTGGTACTCAGTCAATGGCGAGAGGCTTGGCACCTACAACGGACACACAGGAGCTGTGTGGTGTGTCGACTGTGACT GGGACActaaaaatgtcctgacaggATCAGCAGACAACAGCTGTCGACTATGGGACTGCGAGACAG GTAAACAGCTGGCCCTGCTCAACACCAACTCTGCCGTCAGGACGTGCGGCTTCGACTTCAGCGGCAACATCATCATGTTCTCCACAGACAAGCAGATGGGTTACCAGTGCTTCCTCAACTACTTTGACCTGAGGGACCCACAGCAAATCG AAGACAACCAGCCCTACCTGTCCATACCCTGCAGCGAGCACAAGATCACCAGTGCTGTGTGGGGACCTCTGGGAGAGTTTGTCATCGCCGGCCACGAGAACGGAGAGATCAACCAGTTCAACGCCAAG ACTGGAGAGGTCCAGAAGAAGATAAAGGAGCACAGCAGGCAGATCAATGACATCCAGTCATCAGTGGATCTCACCATGGTGATCACCGCCTCAAAGGACAACACTGCCAAG ctgttcGACTCTACTTCTCTGGATCACATCAAGACCTTCAAGACAGAGAGACCCGTCAACTCTGCTGCCATCTCCCCCATCATGGATCAT GTGGTGATGGGAGGTGGACAGGAAGCCATGGAGGTCACAACAACCTCCACAAGGATCGGCAAGTTTGAGGCCAG GTTCTTCCACGCTGCCTATGAAGAGGAGTTTggcagggtcaaaggtcatttcgGTCCCATCAATTGCGTGGCATTCCACCCCGATGGAAAGAG TTACAGCAGTGGAGGAGAGGACGGATACACGAGGATTCACTACTTTGATCCACAGTACTTTGACTTTGAGCTGGAGGCGTAA